The following are from one region of the Terriglobia bacterium genome:
- a CDS encoding serine hydrolase yields MFRPIILAVVLTASCLAQDKTPTADVARMEQIVQSYVPSKFMGSVLVAQDGKVLLDKGYGFANLEWGVPNTPTTKFRLGSLTKQFTAASILLLEERGKLKVEDPVKKYMPDAPAAWDKITIFHLLTHTSGIPSFTGFPDYESREAQAMTPEKLVEWFRDKPLEFEPGTKWNYSNSGYVLLGYLIEKISGQSYSDFVQQNIFTPLGMKDSGYDSNSAIIAHRAAGYAPGKSGPVNAGFVHMSIPFSAGALYSTTEDLLRWEQGLFGCKVLKPESLAKMTTPFKQDYAFGLGVSTNNGHKMIAHDGGIQGFNTFLGYFPDDKLVVAVLANLNGPFAEQIARNLVKVAHGEKVVLPTERKEIKVSQEILKQYVGTYELTPKFSLAITLEDGQLISQGTNQGKVPMFAESETMFFLKLVDAQIEFVKNEKGEVNLVLHQNGRDVKGVRR; encoded by the coding sequence ATGTTTCGACCCATCATCCTGGCCGTGGTTCTTACCGCTTCCTGTCTGGCGCAAGATAAAACACCGACAGCCGACGTCGCGCGGATGGAACAGATCGTACAGTCCTACGTGCCCAGCAAATTTATGGGATCGGTGCTGGTGGCCCAGGACGGCAAGGTCTTGCTCGACAAGGGATACGGATTCGCCAACCTAGAGTGGGGCGTCCCGAACACGCCCACCACAAAGTTCCGTCTGGGATCGCTTACCAAGCAGTTCACCGCTGCGTCGATCTTGCTGCTGGAAGAGCGCGGCAAGCTGAAGGTGGAAGATCCTGTTAAGAAATACATGCCGGACGCACCGGCGGCCTGGGACAAGATAACGATCTTTCATCTGCTGACGCATACGTCGGGCATCCCGAGCTTCACCGGCTTTCCTGACTACGAATCTCGTGAGGCGCAGGCCATGACGCCGGAAAAGCTTGTGGAATGGTTTCGCGACAAGCCCCTGGAATTTGAGCCGGGAACGAAGTGGAACTATTCGAACTCCGGATACGTCTTGCTCGGTTACCTCATTGAAAAGATCAGCGGACAGAGTTACAGCGACTTTGTGCAGCAGAATATCTTCACGCCGCTGGGAATGAAGGATTCAGGCTACGATTCAAATTCCGCGATCATCGCCCATCGGGCCGCAGGTTATGCGCCGGGCAAGAGCGGCCCTGTGAACGCCGGATTCGTCCACATGAGTATTCCGTTTTCCGCCGGGGCGCTTTATTCCACCACTGAAGACCTGCTGCGCTGGGAACAGGGCCTGTTCGGCTGCAAGGTGTTAAAGCCTGAATCGCTGGCCAAGATGACTACGCCTTTCAAGCAGGACTATGCTTTTGGGCTGGGTGTATCAACCAATAATGGACATAAGATGATCGCGCATGATGGCGGAATCCAGGGCTTTAATACGTTTTTGGGTTATTTTCCCGACGACAAGCTGGTAGTGGCGGTGCTGGCCAATCTGAATGGACCCTTTGCGGAGCAAATTGCGAGAAATCTGGTGAAAGTGGCGCATGGCGAGAAGGTAGTGCTGCCTACGGAGAGAAAAGAGATCAAGGTATCGCAGGAAATTTTGAAACAGTATGTGGGGACGTATGAACTAACGCCCAAATTCAGCCTTGCCATCACACTGGAGGATGGCCAGTTGATTTCACAAGGTACGAACCAGGGAAAGGTGCCGATGTTCGCCGAATCAGAAACCATGTTCTTCCTGAAGCTGGTGGATGCGCAAATAGAATTCGTGAAGAACGAAAAAGGCGAGGTGAATCTTGTGCTGCACCAGAACGGGCGCGATGTGAAAGGCGTGAGGAGATAG
- a CDS encoding glucose 1-dehydrogenase, with amino-acid sequence MRLAGKVAIITGGGSGIGKAIAQAFVREGAKVVIAGRDSKKLDRAAMEIAGDCLAVRADVSSAGDVKKLVSATLERFRQINVLVNNAAVLLPGAAESLTEQDFDQTFDINVKGLWLLSRAVLPHMRVAGGGSIVNIGSVLSMVGARNRVAYSASKGAVMAMTKAMALDHAAEKIRVNCIAPGIVETEMVARFSTDENARKQRVALHPMGRFGQPAEAASAAVFLASDESAWTTGSVLTIDGGYSAQ; translated from the coding sequence ATGCGATTAGCGGGCAAAGTTGCGATCATCACCGGCGGAGGCAGCGGCATTGGAAAAGCCATTGCGCAGGCGTTTGTGCGCGAAGGTGCAAAAGTGGTAATCGCTGGGCGGGACAGTAAGAAGCTTGATCGTGCGGCTATGGAGATCGCCGGCGATTGTTTGGCGGTGAGGGCCGATGTGAGCAGTGCCGGCGATGTAAAGAAACTGGTGTCCGCGACGCTGGAGAGGTTTAGACAGATCAACGTGCTCGTGAATAATGCGGCGGTGCTACTGCCGGGAGCGGCGGAGTCGCTCACAGAACAAGATTTTGACCAGACCTTTGACATTAATGTGAAAGGCCTGTGGTTGCTTTCACGCGCGGTGCTGCCACACATGCGCGTGGCCGGTGGCGGGTCAATTGTGAATATTGGTTCAGTGCTGAGCATGGTGGGAGCGCGGAACCGCGTGGCGTATTCCGCATCGAAGGGCGCGGTGATGGCCATGACGAAGGCGATGGCGCTGGACCATGCGGCGGAAAAGATACGAGTGAACTGCATCGCGCCGGGAATCGTTGAGACGGAGATGGTAGCCAGGTTCAGCACGGACGAAAACGCGCGCAAGCAGCGCGTGGCCTTGCATCCCATGGGCCGCTTTGGCCAGCCTGCGGAGGCAGCAAGCGCAGCGGTCTTCCTGGCCAGCGACGAATCGGCGTGGACAACCGGCAGCGTGCTTACGATTGATGGCGGCTACAGCGCGCAATGA
- a CDS encoding alpha-hydroxy-acid oxidizing protein: MLEKVRTLADMEALSEKRMAHIAHAYLTGGAGDEITLRANSEQWARIRLNPNMLVDVSEIDLTTQIAGQSLDVPILLAPAAIHRLWHRKGEMAVVAGANQGKVTVVTSTFATESVENMCRAATQPVWFQLYTRPDRTFNQSLIQRAEAAGCKAIVITVDTPVIGTRNREERAYFRMPPNFNLPNINIGSEIHRHSPDYAFSLVPNGKLTWKEIEWMCSIAKTPVWLKGVINPEDALRAVDTGAAGIIVSNHGARNLDTLPATADALPRIAEKLQGRLPLMVDGGIRRGTDILKALAMGAKAILIGRPYLHGVAAAGADGVARVIGILRSELKSAMALTGRTTIAQIDPSVLWKP, encoded by the coding sequence ATGCTGGAGAAAGTCCGGACCCTTGCGGACATGGAAGCGCTGAGTGAAAAGCGCATGGCGCATATCGCCCATGCTTACCTGACGGGAGGGGCGGGCGACGAAATTACCTTACGCGCCAACAGCGAGCAGTGGGCACGAATTCGATTGAACCCTAACATGCTGGTTGATGTTTCGGAGATTGATCTCACGACGCAGATTGCAGGCCAGTCATTGGATGTGCCGATTTTGCTTGCTCCTGCCGCCATCCACAGACTCTGGCACCGGAAGGGCGAGATGGCTGTCGTGGCGGGCGCGAACCAAGGAAAGGTAACCGTGGTGACGAGCACGTTTGCCACCGAGTCAGTGGAAAACATGTGCCGGGCCGCAACTCAGCCGGTATGGTTCCAGCTATACACCAGGCCGGACCGGACTTTCAATCAGAGCCTCATTCAACGCGCCGAAGCGGCGGGCTGCAAGGCAATCGTGATCACGGTGGACACGCCGGTAATCGGCACTCGTAACCGGGAAGAACGCGCTTATTTCCGGATGCCGCCGAATTTCAATCTGCCGAACATCAATATTGGCAGTGAGATTCACCGTCATTCGCCGGATTATGCCTTCAGTCTGGTGCCGAATGGGAAGCTCACCTGGAAGGAAATTGAATGGATGTGCTCCATCGCCAAAACGCCGGTGTGGCTGAAAGGCGTGATCAATCCTGAAGACGCTCTGCGTGCCGTGGATACGGGCGCCGCCGGAATCATTGTTTCTAATCACGGCGCACGCAACCTGGACACGTTGCCCGCCACCGCCGACGCGCTTCCGCGGATTGCGGAGAAACTGCAGGGCAGGCTTCCATTGATGGTAGATGGAGGAATCCGCAGGGGCACCGACATACTCAAGGCATTGGCCATGGGCGCCAAGGCTATCTTGATTGGGCGGCCCTATCTGCACGGTGTGGCTGCGGCCGGAGCGGATGGCGTCGCCCGCGTCATTGGGATCCTTCGCTCGGAGTTAAAATCCGCCATGGCGCTGACCGGAAGGACGACAATCGCGCAGATTGATCCATCAGTGTTGTGGAAGCCATAG
- a CDS encoding O-methyltransferase, with protein MAQDIWTTVDTYIADLFIATDFALEAALDSSKAAGLPTINVSPAQGKLLHMLARVQRASKILELGTLGGYSTIWLGRALQPEGRLISLEIDPKRAEIARANIARAELANVVEIRVGAATDSLQKLLSEGRGPFDLIFIDADKPGYADYLQWCLKLSRPGTLILADNVIRKGAVADPASTDENVQGIRKFNEALAAEKRVTTTVIQTVGCKGYDGLAVILVTANT; from the coding sequence ATGGCTCAAGATATATGGACAACGGTTGACACCTACATCGCCGATCTTTTTATCGCGACGGATTTCGCCCTGGAAGCCGCGCTTGATTCGAGCAAAGCGGCCGGTTTGCCGACTATCAACGTGTCTCCCGCGCAAGGCAAGCTCCTGCACATGCTGGCCAGAGTGCAGCGAGCAAGCAAAATCCTGGAACTGGGCACGCTGGGCGGATACAGCACGATCTGGCTCGGTCGCGCGCTGCAGCCCGAAGGCCGCCTGATCTCGCTGGAGATCGACCCCAAGCGAGCGGAGATTGCTCGCGCCAACATCGCGCGCGCGGAACTGGCGAACGTAGTCGAAATTCGGGTGGGCGCGGCGACAGATTCATTGCAAAAATTGTTGAGTGAAGGCCGCGGACCATTTGACCTGATCTTTATTGACGCCGACAAACCCGGCTATGCCGACTATCTGCAATGGTGTCTCAAGCTGTCGCGGCCGGGCACACTGATTCTTGCCGACAACGTAATTCGCAAAGGCGCTGTAGCTGATCCAGCCAGCACCGACGAGAACGTACAGGGCATCAGGAAATTCAACGAAGCCCTGGCCGCGGAAAAACGCGTGACCACCACCGTGATACAGACGGTGGGCTGCAAAGGTTATGACGGGCTGGCAGTGATTCTGGTAACGGCAAATACCTGA
- a CDS encoding DUF2461 domain-containing protein yields MSRFPGFSPDALSFLRALKRNNRREWFQPRKEKYEALIKAPMLEFVGCLNEEMARFAPTYVTPPAKAVYRIYRDTRFSPDKTPYKTHIAAIFPRNSAVKREGAVFYLHFTEKELLAFGGVWGPDRDELLAYRTLLQQNHEEFAEILKDKQLRKLVGELQGEQLSRMPKGFPVDHAAESLLRRKQWYLESTLPVSVLTTPRVVPELAKRFAVMAPMVEFLNRPFAQKKAPKKMLFMGF; encoded by the coding sequence ATGTCCCGTTTCCCTGGTTTCTCCCCTGATGCTCTTTCATTCCTGCGTGCGCTCAAACGCAATAACCGTCGCGAATGGTTCCAGCCGCGCAAAGAGAAGTATGAAGCGCTGATTAAAGCGCCGATGCTGGAATTTGTCGGGTGCCTGAATGAAGAGATGGCCCGCTTTGCGCCGACGTACGTCACGCCACCGGCAAAGGCCGTTTACCGCATTTATCGGGACACGCGTTTTTCTCCGGACAAGACGCCGTACAAAACGCATATTGCCGCCATTTTCCCGCGCAACAGCGCGGTCAAGCGCGAGGGCGCGGTGTTCTATCTGCATTTCACGGAAAAAGAATTGCTGGCTTTCGGCGGTGTATGGGGGCCTGACCGCGACGAGCTGCTGGCGTATCGCACATTGCTGCAACAGAACCATGAGGAATTTGCGGAGATCCTCAAGGACAAGCAATTGCGAAAACTTGTGGGCGAGCTCCAAGGCGAACAGTTGAGCCGCATGCCCAAGGGCTTTCCCGTGGACCATGCGGCAGAGAGCCTGCTGCGGAGGAAGCAATGGTATCTGGAGTCCACGCTCCCGGTCAGCGTGCTTACCACGCCGCGCGTAGTGCCCGAGCTGGCAAAACGATTTGCCGTGATGGCGCCGATGGTGGAATTTCTCAACCGGCCGTTTGCGCAAAAGAAAGCGCCGAAAAAGATGCTGTTTATGGGGTTCTAG
- a CDS encoding ImmA/IrrE family metallo-endopeptidase, protein MKWARQRVGLTLEQLSHNFVPLEKLMAWEREVDPELPTLAQAETLASKLKIPLPILFLSEPPDESIPVVDFRTVSGKRRTKPSAEFLDTVNGAVVRQEWYSEYVRREYRNRPLPFVGSFTALDTTEVIAQDIRDTLKIDAALRQECESWKEFLAKLIHRAEQRGILVMRNGIVGYEHTRKLRVEEFRGFALSDPYAPLIFINYRDAKAAQIFTLTHELAHVWLGASGISNPDPTKALADFKVAIEQKCNAIAAEVLLPKDTFSWDRSASTETNIHNISVEYRVSRIVALRRASDLSKITKEEFTRIAKKEYGKSKKAETKDLREEEGRAHFWNWNLFLMRNGHAFTKEVAIAAKAGRIPFVRAAHLLGVRASTVESYLTKFHSA, encoded by the coding sequence ATGAAATGGGCACGTCAACGTGTCGGCCTTACCCTTGAGCAACTGAGCCACAATTTTGTCCCATTGGAAAAGTTGATGGCGTGGGAACGCGAAGTAGATCCTGAACTTCCTACATTGGCTCAGGCAGAGACACTCGCAAGCAAATTAAAAATACCGCTGCCAATTCTTTTCTTGTCCGAGCCGCCGGACGAGAGCATTCCTGTAGTTGACTTTCGCACTGTAAGCGGCAAACGACGCACAAAGCCCAGCGCGGAGTTTTTGGACACGGTTAATGGTGCCGTAGTACGCCAGGAGTGGTATAGCGAGTACGTGCGCCGTGAGTACCGGAATCGTCCATTGCCGTTTGTGGGAAGTTTCACCGCACTGGACACAACCGAAGTCATAGCACAAGACATTAGGGACACACTGAAGATTGACGCAGCATTAAGGCAGGAATGCGAGAGCTGGAAAGAATTTCTGGCGAAGCTTATACACAGAGCAGAACAACGTGGAATTCTGGTAATGCGAAATGGGATTGTTGGATATGAGCACACTCGTAAACTTCGAGTTGAGGAGTTTCGCGGGTTCGCTCTCAGTGATCCGTACGCGCCATTGATATTTATCAACTACAGAGATGCAAAAGCAGCTCAAATTTTCACTTTAACCCATGAATTAGCACACGTCTGGCTAGGTGCGAGCGGGATATCTAATCCTGATCCAACAAAAGCGTTAGCAGATTTCAAGGTTGCGATTGAGCAGAAGTGCAATGCCATTGCTGCGGAGGTCCTGCTGCCCAAAGATACATTTTCTTGGGACCGTTCGGCATCCACTGAAACAAATATTCACAATATTTCCGTCGAATACCGGGTAAGCAGAATCGTTGCGCTTCGCAGAGCAAGTGATCTTAGCAAGATTACAAAAGAGGAATTTACACGTATTGCAAAAAAAGAATATGGGAAGTCCAAGAAGGCTGAAACTAAAGACTTGCGAGAGGAGGAGGGCAGAGCACACTTTTGGAATTGGAATCTTTTCTTAATGAGAAATGGACATGCTTTCACCAAGGAAGTAGCAATAGCCGCTAAAGCGGGGCGTATTCCCTTTGTACGCGCAGCGCATCTTCTAGGCGTAAGGGCTTCCACTGTTGAGTCGTACCTAACAAAATTCCATTCTGCTTAA
- a CDS encoding DUF4411 family protein → MPRYWIDSSVFITSKDTMYAFDIHTSFWAWMDGALKRGDVGCPRYVFKEIVENVRVEDNLARWMAARKKNHLHIEPNGDVYAALRKVNEHLFKSGRYKMPFALDFVKFADPWIIAFAMGYGGKIVTQESGTDDKAERVLIPDVCRKFGVECIKVWDMLRELEVKL, encoded by the coding sequence GTGCCACGCTATTGGATTGACTCAAGCGTATTTATAACATCGAAAGACACAATGTATGCGTTTGATATTCATACAAGCTTTTGGGCATGGATGGATGGCGCACTAAAACGTGGTGATGTTGGATGCCCTCGTTACGTGTTTAAAGAGATAGTCGAAAATGTCCGCGTGGAGGATAATTTAGCGCGATGGATGGCGGCTAGGAAGAAAAACCACTTGCACATTGAACCGAACGGGGATGTGTATGCTGCTCTGAGAAAAGTAAATGAACACTTATTCAAGAGCGGACGATACAAGATGCCTTTCGCTTTAGACTTTGTAAAATTTGCTGATCCATGGATTATTGCATTCGCTATGGGCTATGGTGGAAAAATTGTAACTCAGGAAAGCGGCACAGATGACAAGGCAGAGAGAGTACTAATTCCTGACGTGTGCCGCAAATTCGGTGTCGAATGCATCAAAGTATGGGACATGCTACGAGAGCTAGAAGTGAAGTTATGA